One Oreochromis niloticus isolate F11D_XX linkage group LG16, O_niloticus_UMD_NMBU, whole genome shotgun sequence genomic window carries:
- the LOC100708724 gene encoding arginine and glutamate-rich protein 1-B: MGRSRSRSSSRSKHSKSSKHSKKRSRSRSRSRDRERSKKRSKSRESKRNRRRESRSRSRSNTASSRRERAASPPERIDIFGRTLSKRNALDEKQRKEEEERKAEMERQRKIRQQEIEEKLIEEETARRVEELVAKRVEEELEKRKDEIEREVLRRVEEAKRIMERQLLEELERQRQAELAAQKAREEEEKSKREELEKILEENNRKIAEAQAKLAEDQLRIVEEQRKIHEERMKLEQDRQKQQKEEQKIILGKGKSRPKLSFTLKATE, encoded by the exons ATGGGCCGCTCTCGGAGCCGCAGCTCGTCCCGGTCCAAGCACTCCAAAAGCAGCAAGCACAGTAAGAAACGGAGCCGGTCCCGGTCGCGATCTCGAGACAGGGAGCGCTCCAAGAAACGCTCCAAGTCCCGAGAGTCGAAGAGGAACCGGCGCAGAGAATCCCGGTCCCGATCCCGGTCCAACACAGCGTCGTCCCGCAGAGAGCGAGCAGCCTCACCGCCGGAGCGCATCGACATCTTCGGCCGGACGCTGAGCAAGAGGAATGCGCTTGATGAGAAgcaaaggaaggaggaggaggagaggaaggcggAGATGGAGCGGCAGAGGAAGAT CCGGCAGCAGGAGATCGAGGAGAAGCTGATCGAGGAGGAGACGGCGCGGCGAGTTGAGGAACTCGTGGCCAAACGTGTGGAGGAGGAGCTCGAGAAGCGGAAAGACGAGATCGAGCGGGAAGTGCTGCGACGCGTCGAGGAGGCGAAGCGCATCATGGAGCGGCAGctgctggaggagctggagcGGCAGCGGCAAGCCGAGCTGGCGGCACAGAAGGCCAGAGAG gaagaagaaaaatcgaAGCGGGAGGAGCTGGAAAAAATCCTGGAGGAGAATAACCGCAAGATCGCAGAGGCTCAGGCCAAACTG GCTGAGGATCAGTTGCGTATTGTGGAAGAGCAGAGAAAGATCCACGAGGAGCGCATGAAGCTGGAGCAGGACCGGCAGAAGCAGCAGAAGGAGGAGCAGAAAATCATCCTCGGCAAGGGCAAGTCCAGGCCCAAGCTCTCCTTCACCCTGAAGGCCACAGAATAA